From the Drosophila simulans strain w501 chromosome 2L, Prin_Dsim_3.1, whole genome shotgun sequence genome, the window TTCAAACGACAATACAAACTGaggaaatacaaataattgtattttttatgcgTAAGGACCGAAGAATTGTGCTAATCATTCACAATAAGTTGCACACCTAGtctgatttatttgttgtataaattttaaatctaAGCAGTAGAGATTTATACTTAAAGACAATTGCGCAGACTATCCAGAGGATTTACTATGGGGtctaattattatttccttGTAACAACTCACAAGCGTTTACTAAATTTATGCTCGGTAAAATGTGCGAAAAATTTGAATTAGTTTTTTATCCTTGATTATCGAtatgaaaatgtttcaattaattgatttattccGTATCTGATACATGATCTATATATCTTTTctgcataaaaatttaaaaatgtaaacaaagaaatatgcatctctttaatatttaacttattaGTTCTCATTTGATTGTTTGATAGAATATTGATTTGATagaataaaaaacatttttggggATATACTTAACTATCCACCACCTCTAGAAATATAAAGATAACCAGCGATCGGTTGACGGCATTTCATAATGACAACTTTCtacaatttatttactaaagtatttgcaacattttaaCCAGCAGTTAAATTGTAGTAAGAACTTGTGTGCTTTGCATAATGTCACCGGGTAATTTTCTGTAAAATTGAACACTACTACtttgaatatatgtatacatataagtACATTAATCGAACACTGTTCAATAGGTGTTGGGTTTTAAGCAAAGAGTATTGTTGACAGGATGAAGTCAACAATCAACACCAACCAAATGGAAGAGTTACTATAAATACGTAATTAGAGGTGGGTGGATGGGGGTGGTATGAGAGACTAGAGAAAGCTTGAAAACAGTacaataaaaacagtacaGTGTTGGGGCTTGGTTTGTTGTGTTCAAAACGAAATTACGGTGATTCTAATAAAGGAATAAAGAGAGCAAAAAGATAGTAGATCGACTGAACTTAGAAGCAAGATTGCTTGATACGGGTATCTATACCTTGAAGAGATTTCGTTGCATTTGGCGTTTAGTGTGCTATCGGAGCACTTCACGGAGGCTGAGGCTGCGGGGCCATTATGGTTGATGCTGGTTTTTTGGAGTTGgtgatttttattgttggtAGCGAAGCCGATTTGGAACTTTTGAGTTTTACCCGCTGACACTGATGGCTGATAGGTTGAGGTGCTAGGGCCTagggcagcggcagcaatCGACGACTTAATATCATTATTCACCCTCGAAGCGCGCGCAGTGTGCGGTGCAAATGAGGAGGGTGTAGCTGTACCAGTGGGAATAGTGGGGACGGTAGTTAGAGAAACTGGAGGGGTTTTGAGGGTTCTAGGGGTACTAAAATCAGGAGTGCTTGACGTTGTTCTTTCTGTTAAAGTGGAATTAGTGGTCACGATGTTAAAAGACGGTAAAACGGATAGTCCCTTGGTTCGGATTGGAAATAGTGTGGCAATAGGCGTGGTATTAGGATGCAACGTCGTCGTGCTAGATTTTAAAGTGGTCGTTACTGGCCGGTCGGTGGGTAAGTACAGTTTCTTGATTTCACCGATAGCGGACCTTAATTCGGGGAGTGAATACTCATTAACGAATTGGGAATTCCCACTCTCATcgctattgctgttgctgtcacTGCCGGAAAGAAATTGCCTCAGTTGCTCAAGGACGTTGGGGGATCTGAACTTCTGTGACGATCCGTTAGGCGATGTTATGTAGCCGGAGTTTTGAAGACTATCTGCTAGTGTGTGCTCCGCCGTTTGCTGTCGGTATTTGTTAGAGTAAAGGAACTTGACAGTTGGACGTTCTGTTATTGCCACCACGTGTTCGGTGGAGCTGTAATCTATTGCAGTTTCTTTTTCGTTAATGCCATTTAGTTGCCTGTCCTCCAAAGGTTTGCTTATTAAAGCCTCGGCTCTTGGCTCGTCCGAAACGCTGGCTTCATTTTCGATTGGTTTATGTTTAAGCGACTTGCTTATTACATTTTTGGAGCCAATGGAGAGATCTTTGGCTTGAAATGTGTCCTCTAATGCCCTGTACTTTTCATGTGGCTTAGATGTTGGCCCACCTAACAAAGACCTCTGATTGCCGATCACTTGTACTCGTTGAGGCTTGGTTTTAGGCAGCGGAATGGGATCATATCCTCCGAGCAATCTAAGCTTGGGTGCATAAGTCGTGGGCTCGTCCCCGCTGTCCCCGAGACTGTTTAAAGTGGCCGCCGTGTATCGAGAGCGCCCACGGGCAGGCTTTGGGGACTGTGATATGTGGATGGCAGAGGAAGCGATTATGGCAGAAACGGTTGTTGAATCTTCAGTCGACGTAATTTCTATAGGAGGTGGTTTCATGGTAGTAGTTGTTGTAGTCGTGGTAGTGGTTCGCAGCATACTTGGAGCAGGACGCTGAGGACTGAATGTGCTTAGTATAGCGTCGCTGACACTAAAGTTGCGTGCGTTTCCTGTCTCCATCGTGGCCAAAACATCTTTACTAGAGTTTCTAACAGACGCCATCATAAAAAGATTCTTTCGTGACTTTGCCGTAGTCTGGAGGAACTCCGAAAAGGCAGGAGCGTTTGTGTACCGGGGTCTGGTTGTGGTCCGTAGTtgatgatggtggtgctgGCGATCTTCATGAAGCAAGTTCTCTAGGCTCTTGTACGGTGAGACAAAATGCATAGCAGGGTTGGCTGTTACACGATTTGGACTTTCCCTAAAATAATTGGAACGCGGCAAATAACCCGCTCTTGGTAGAAAATCCTGTTCTAGGCTAGGCTGCGCCGCAGATTTTGATGTTGTAATGTCTCTGGTAGTGCTGCTAGACTCAGCTACATTTTTAGAAGTTGTAGGAGGAGATGTAGTTGTGGTAACACTAGTAGATGTGCTGAAAGTTGCGACTGTTGGTCTATGAAGTGCTTGTTGAATGATGGGCCTTCCACTACGCCAAATGAGAAGTGGTGGAGCGTATGTTGTAGGTTTGATGTCGACGAACTTCTGAAACAAGTCAGCCAGTGTTGTTGGGCTTGTTGTGGTTGTGCTGGTGGAAAAACTCTTCGTCTTTGTGATCATTGGCTCCATATGCAAACTAAAACCTTTTGATCCACTTTGAAGACTATATTGTAGGGGCTTACTTGGTCGTGTTGTGCTTGTGCTTTCCATTTCTTCCGTTGGTGCTCTCATTTCACCCTTTGTGGGAACTTTGAAACTTTGTGGAGGTACATCAGAATCTACGTATTTCTGAAAACGTTTGGGCTGTGGTTCTGTGTTCCGTGAGCTCGAATCGAACGAGTTGTCATTTTCTCGAAAAGGAATATCCCTGTTAACAAGATTATCTGGCACTTCATTCAGCCGAATGCCACTCGGGCTTGTACCATACGCTGCGGCATTAATAAAATCTAGGAACTTTGACGATGTAGTGGTTTCAAAGGAGCGACTCTTCGGCGGATCAACCGTCTGATTAATTGTATGACTCTTTTCAAAGGCACTTTCAACGTTGTCCGGGCTGCTATTACCGGAGTTGTCCTTTACCAGGGGCCTTTGCGTGGTGGTGGGCGGGGGAGTTAGGGAAGTAATTCGAGCTGAATCTTGGTCTGGAACTGATTCCGAACTTGTGGACTGTTGGGGCGAGTTTGAAAGGTTTTGAGCTTGTGGGTAACCGGTGAAATTTATCCTAGGCTGACTGCTTTGCACTACTCTTGCCAACGACTTAGCAACTTGTTGTAGTTTTGATTGGAGAAAAGGATTTGAATTATAAGTAAGGTGATTAGGAAAAGGTGTGGAGCTGGTCGCGGTCGTGTGAGAGGTACTGGAAGCTTTTGTGGTTGTTTTTGACTTGTCGGGAATATGTTGTTTATATGGCTTATTTGCATGCGCTTTCGAGCTGTTGAAGAGACGTGTATTGGAATAAGTAATCACATAAGTGTTAgtaacttatttaaatacgtATAGAGTCACCTATTTGCCTAGCCTTTTGGTTCTCAGattttttaatacattttgggtttttgttatCGTTTTCGGTTGGGATATAATCTGAGACAACTGCATTTAACGAATAGAAGCATGCTCATGCGTACCTATATTTCGGATAACCTAAACATTATCTTATGAATAGTCATGCAATATATGTGAGTACTTAATCATATTAGAAGgagaaataaaaccaaaataaagtAACATAAGTGTCTAAACAGTCAGCATAGCTTTAGATCCCTGTCACGACGCAAAATATGagtatataaaaatgttttaagttCCGATGTAACTTCGCTGACGCTGTAGATAAATGCATAACATTGCCCTTAGTGTAACTGTGTGATAGCCAAAATTTTAAGCTGCAAGTGGTTTGTAAATATGATATATTACAAGCTTCATAAAAATCGGTTTATGGCTGATCCGCGATTACGTAGAAAGGCGACTGGCAGAGATACTTTTGTTCAGATGTTGTTTCAGGAAGCGATTCCAATGAATAGGTAAAATACCTTGTaagtttttttgttgtcgttgGAGGAAATGTGGATGTGGTTGTTATTGTTGAGGACTGCGTGAACGTAACAGCATGTGTTGTGGTGTTGGAACTCCTTCCTGGCTTCTGGCTTCCGTTATGTGGCGGTGTCGATTTCGTTTTTTGCGATCGTGTTGGTGGAGTCGCGGTGTTCTTGTCGGTATGACCCACAACATTGGCAATTAGGTCAAAGTCTTCGCTACCGGTATGGGGCCTAGACTTGACTTCGGTTAGTAAACGATCCCTCTGGTCATTGTCTTCTGCCGACCCATAGGCGTAGTCGCTAGACCCGCGCTTCGGAGCATAGGGTGTGGTCAGCGTTTCGTAGTATGTGAGTACTTCCGGTGGGGATGCTGTCGTTGTTAGAGTGACAGTGCTCGAGTGGCTGGCTCGGGTATCCAGTTTTTGTATGGCCACATGTTCTGCCCTGATAGATAAATGTATTGTGGTTGGGTGTATAGGTATTGGCTTTGTGGTTGTGTAGAAATTTTGATGCATGTGTAGTGAGAATATGAAGTTTTACACTTGGTAGGGTTCTAACTAGTTTTGCGGGACGAGGTCTAAGGGATACTTCTTATTGCAGGAACTTTCCATGCGTGCAAGGCTGACTGTTTTTCTGGGATTGAGTTTTTTCGTGGATGATCtcttttaaaatgctttttaaattaaggaaTTCCGCGGGCTCAAAGCATTCAATTGGAATTACTTACCTTTGAGGAGAACGTGTTGGCTGATCGTACGTATTATCCTGTTCAATCTAAAATGACAGGTAAACATAAAATTCTTagcatttatatatgtatacatatatattgtttgtGAAAAGAAACGGTATTTAAAAGTGACAATATGAAAAATACCAATATAAATTTGTCTGTACCTGACCATTAATATCCTCATCGTAGTCTGTATTGTACGCTGGCTGGTTTTCGTAAGGGGGGGGCTTCGGAGTGGCGGGGAGCTCTAAGGGACGGTAGGTTGGGTGGGCCTGCTGCTGGCGAACTGCCGACTGATACTGCGGCGTAGGTggtttctgctgctcctgtgaCTGTTGCTGATGGTACTCTAGATCCCTATATAAATCGATATCGTCGTCGTAAACCGAATAATAGGATGTGTCATATGAATGTGTTGGGGCTTgtgcctgctgctgatgttgttctTGTGGTGGCGCTTGTTGGAATGGTGTTGGTTGtaactgttgttgttggtgttgctgctgtggttgGTAGCTGCCCCCATGATTAAATGTAGATGCATTGTAGTAGTTACGATTGGGCTCTGACTGTTGCGGCGGGGCTGCTGGCGTGGGCTGTACAAATATATTAGCGGGTTGCGGTGTCCCTAGCGATGACGGTGAAGGCGACTCAACTCTGTtcaagttgttgtttttgttgttgatggATTGTGAGAGTAGAGTTGTCGAATAAATAGcgaaaattatatacattgGCAAAAATTCACAAAACGTTATAGGGTACATTAATGAGAGACAGGTGGTTTTTGTAAATAGGACAGATATATGTTAAATAAGATTTTaagaaaaattatacaaaacaaTAAGTAAAAAATATGGAAGATGAAATGAATAATTGAAAGCGATTAGCACAAGAAATTAGCTGGGGTTAGCGTTAAAATTATGGTTACAGTTAAAGGAGCCCAGTCCAGAACATTTGTTTAGTCAACTGTACAGCTTGATATTTTCGTTACGTGAATTGCTTAGTAGTGGGTCTTATCGTATACGTATAAACGGTTTTGCCGATGAGTTGGCGGAGCGGTGTAGAATATATGGTATATTTACATAGAACACTTGTTTTCTGTATTCACTAAATTCTTGTGTATCTGTGTAGCGGCACTATTTAATTCAACAATCAGAGATTTGTCTCGGCTCATATAGCTACCTGTGTCTTTCTGGGCTTGAGCCGGCATGTATTGAGTTTAGTGGAAGGCCGCCCGGGTTGCTCTGCTTGCTTGAGTTTAAGACAACGGCACTGTTTTCGGtatgattatttatttccttttgttCTTGGACTGGTGACGTCGTCTTCCATTTTTGTTGTCCTCTTATGCCTGGTCGGATAGTTGTATAACGCACGCGAGTTGGCTGCTGTTCTGTACTGGAGGAGATAGGCCTTGGATGGGAGGTTGGGCGCACACTGCGTGGAGTTGTGAATACTTTGGTACTGGATTGTGGGGCGTTTGGTTCCGGGAGCTTGGGCAGCCGCTGCTTTAGTTCTTGGAAGATGTCACTAGGAAAGCTAATGAATGAGGGCACGTCGGCCTCAGCACCGGCTTGATTCACCTGGGTGAAGGTGGGAAACGGACGTcgagttgttgttgcctccaGAAAACCCGTCTGGAAACTGGCTGGACCTTTTCCTGGCGATTCAGTATTGGGCCTTGCTGTAGCTAAATGTCGGCGGGGAGGGGCCATGGTCTCGGACACTGGCATATAAGGGGGCATTTGAGACGGAGGCAATATGTCTTCATCCTCTTCGTAATCCTCGTCATAATAATCGACACTCTTGATGGTCGTGGTGGTTGGCATTCGTATTAAAGTGGTTGATGTGTTGTAGACAGTGCTTTGGCTAGAGTTCCGCGAGTTGAGTTGATTCTGTATGCCCTTAATAAAATGTTCGTAGCCTTTCAGTATCCTTATGGGAGTCGGAGTGCTCTGCGTGGGAAGTGTCGGATCGGGTTTTATGCGTTTTTTGTACGCTGGTGTGTTCGGCTTGATGTCTACCTGGGTGGTCGTAGTTGTGCTGTTCAAGGTGCTGGTACTCCCAGTTACGGGGCGACGATTAACCAGCGGATTGggtaaatttatatttccgTTATTGTCAGTACTAAgctctttgaaatattttatcaacGGATTAACAGCCGGGTTGACACTGGACAAATCGCTTTCCTTAAGATTGGCCATGAACTCGTTGATGTTAAACTGAAAGTTTGTCAGTTTTGACTTAGGCGTTGTAGTAGGCACATCGGAAAGCACTGTTGCTGATGTGCTGACAGATTTAGTGAACGTTTGGTAGGATTCTGGAatggtgctgttgctggcgtAGCTAATGCCTTCGGGAAGAAGAGCAAATGGGGCTTGCTGCAGACCATTAGGTATTTTGTAGGTTAAATTTGGGGCAGATACCACGTTAATACTCTGAGTCACCTGAAGCGGCGTGACTGGGGGCCGAACTTTAACTGCAGAATGACCGATCTGGTTTGGAGGAGCTGTGCTAAAGACACCCTTCATTTTCTGATTAGCAACAATGTTGTACTGAAAGTAGTTGCTCTCCGTCGTGCTGTCATGTCCGTTAGAGGCGATACTATACTGGGATACCAACTTCCCGGGATAGTTGGGATTAAAGGAGGCTTTACCCGGTTTTTGGTTGTTGTAGAATCCGCCCATTGTGCTGTATTGACCATTTGGTGTAACCTGTTGTGAGAGCTTGGACGCGTCTACTGGGGAGTAGTAAGTGGTGCTAATTGTGGGTACGGGTGTGACTGCTTGAGTGGGTACCGGACTCATTGGTTGATTGTCCAGACGGAAGTACGCAAAGTTATCACTCTGAAGGTGCTTGCGCTGTTCTTTTAGCTCCTTCAACTGTTGTATCAGATAAGGGAGCAGGTCGCCAGCGTTAGAATGGTGCTGTTTGCTGTTGGGCGAACGAGGACTAGTTTGAGCTGCACCGGCAGCTTCGTAGTAGCTACCAGCTATGGGACGAAAGTCATCCTCCAGCGGCGGTGGGGGCAACGAAAGATTGTATCCGGTATAAGGCAATTTGTGCTTTTTCTGAGAGAGTGGCCCAGCAGAAGCCAattgatgttgctgatgcaCGTATGAGTGGTATCCGGGTAGATGATTGTAGTTAGGGTTGCCGTACGGCTGTTGATTGTGGACAGGATTGGTATTGGGAGGTGTGAGGTATGGATTATAACTTCCAAAGCTGTATCCCGTTTGCTGAGAAACCTGTGGGAGGGGGGGTGAGTCAATGGCGCGGTAGTTTTGTACCGGCCACTTCAGTGATGTATGTGAAATAGGTCGCAGCTGGCGTGGTCGTCTCTTCGACTCACCCGTGGCCACATCATCCTCGTCTTCATATCCATCCATTAACTGGCTGTCTTCGCCAGGAATTTCTTTGAAGTCGAATTCCATTGCGTTCTCGCTTTTTAGCTGACGTATTTTTGAAGAGTATTTACGCATCCTACCATTTGCCGGCGCACCATCGTTTAAGCGTTCTTGTGAAGTTTTTGAAGTATCAGTAGAATCAGAAAGCTCTGTAGGGCTAGCATGCTCCAACACTTCCCTTGAACAATTTGTGTCGTTGTGATACTTTTCTTCTGTAACTTTTGTCGGCTGGGCACTAAGGTCGCGGCGTTTGCGTCGCCTACTTTCATCAAGTCGGTTGTAGGACAGTTCGAGCGTCTGGTCGTCCTGCAGGCTTTTGCTGTTCGTGTACAGTGTTTTTTCCAAAAGCGTAATGGTTGTCCGGAGTTTAAGTCGGAGTGTAGATGTGTCGGTGTCGGTTGGTGCAAAAAGATAGCGCAGTATGCGTTATATGAGAGAAAAGAGCATGTAACATAATGAATTGCTTAGAATTTGGCTAGCATCAATAAAGTAGTGTCTTCGATTAGAAAGCAACGATAGTGAGATCTGAGCTACTTGTGGCAGGAATAACAGCTTACCTATAGGCGGTCCCAAAAGCGTAAGATCCGATTTTTCCAGTTTGAGGAATAGAATTGATACTAGCTTGGTGAATAATACCATCGCGATCGCGTTGAACTTGACTAACGGTACTGGGTTGGCCTCGATACACTCTCTGCTGACGGTCGGACTCCTCTTCTTCCACAGGCGGCAACGATTCCTGCGCATCGGCATACAGCTAAATtacaacaaatatataaattttttttcgtttttaaaagttaatttgtttgaaaagtttaaaattataaatcacTAAATAGAAAGTTTATGTACCTACCAGAAATTTTGTGAAGTGGACTActatgtactatatatacacgaaaaaacgaaaatctGCTGTTCGATCTTAAggagtaaaacaaaaatcgaagGGTAGCGTAAAAACTAACGAGAATGCATAGTAAGACTTAATGGTTCACGAGAAAAAGCGGCGAAAgagtaatattttaaatattgaaattgtgGTTATGAGTCTGTAAAAAGTACCCATTGATTGACACCAAATTATATGATTGAAAAGATATTGTTCTAATTGGGaatggattttttttaaaccttCCCTCGTATGTTTGTAtgtttctttaatttaatcacTGCAAGGGCATGTAAACCTCGACTTGGTTAgttttatataggcaattgAAAGAATGATCCCCCAAAATAATTCCTAATTTTGTCTTCGAATTCATGTGAGTTACCTTTGCAATGTCCTCCTGGGAGTCGATCAGCGGCTTTGGTTGACCACGCGACGTGATTACCGGGTTTGGTGACACTCGCAGTTCCGGTGGGGGAGGCGGTATATTCTGCACCTGTGCCTGTATTACCTGGGGTGGAGAACGATGGTACTGTGGCGGCACCGTGGCCGTCTTCTGTGTGCCACCCTGACTGCTGAAAGCGGCTCCAAAGCGTATTCGGCTTGGTACGTGCTGTGCATGGGGTTCTCTTTGCCTCTGGACCTGACTTTGTGCAATGTTGCGCTCGGAGGATGTGTCCGCCAACTCGCAGCCGACGTTTCGCGGCCAGTCGCAGGTCTGTAGGTCGTGCGAGTACATCAACCCGCCAGTGCAACTTTCAAGCAGCGCTCCTCCAAAGACGCACACGTAGTATTGGGTGCAATCTGATGGGTGCGGATAGTATCCGAACTCCTCAGGGCAGTCGAAGCTGGGGCCATTGGAGTTGTCGGTCTTGACGTTGGTCCCGAAGCTGCGGGAGCTGGTTACGCGTGAggttcttttgttttgtgcctcTATGGGTTCTAGAAAAAAAGATTGTATTGAAAGAAGTTTTTACGACAGTACcaattctatttattaaggtttcaaaaggaatcgttcagtaattcctctgaacttaacctaatgtgtgataaagataaatgagaccaagtggtatcttaattataaagtacaaaagaaagaaaaatctagtctatttatcaattacttaaaatgtaatatgttatgttatcctccgggtaaggagatcgctggggtgtaccctcttcagtcttcggagggagatgggatcagctaggatggttgctagtcggttcgggtgggccataagcctgtcggcataacggctgctgtggaaattaatctgatccccaagaagggtaactttcagatctctttcgatgaccatgttcgtcacgtaccaggggagcc encodes:
- the LOC6730395 gene encoding uncharacterized protein LOC6730395 isoform X5, which encodes MKYSTSRLNILCLLGLCLLLFKTEPIEAQNKRTSRVTSSRSFGTNVKTDNSNGPSFDCPEEFGYYPHPSDCTQYYVCVFGGALLESCTGGLMYSHDLQTCDWPRNVGCELADTSSERNIAQSQVQRQREPHAQHVPSRIRFGAAFSSQGGTQKTATVPPQYHRSPPQVIQAQVQNIPPPPPELRVSPNPVITSRGQPKPLIDSQEDIAKLYADAQESLPPVEEEESDRQQRVYRGQPSTVSQVQRDRDGIIHQASINSIPQTGKIGSYAFGTAYSKSLQDDQTLELSYNRLDESRRRKRRDLSAQPTKVTEEKYHNDTNCSREVLEHASPTELSDSTDTSKTSQERLNDGAPANGRMRKYSSKIRQLKSENAMEFDFKEIPGEDSQLMDGYEDEDDVATGESKRRPRQLRPISHTSLKWPVQNYRAIDSPPLPQVSQQTGYSFGSYNPYLTPPNTNPVHNQQPYGNPNYNHLPGYHSYVHQQHQLASAGPLSQKKHKLPYTGYNLSLPPPPLEDDFRPIAGSYYEAAGAAQTSPRSPNSKQHHSNAGDLLPYLIQQLKELKEQRKHLQSDNFAYFRLDNQPMSPVPTQAVTPVPTISTTYYSPVDASKLSQQVTPNGQYSTMGGFYNNQKPGKASFNPNYPGKLVSQYSIASNGHDSTTESNYFQYNIVANQKMKGVFSTAPPNQIGHSAVKVRPPVTPLQVTQSINVVSAPNLTYKIPNGLQQAPFALLPEGISYASNSTIPESYQTFTKSVSTSATVLSDVPTTTPKSKLTNFQFNINEFMANLKESDLSSVNPAVNPLIKYFKELSTDNNGNINLPNPLVNRRPVTGSTSTLNSTTTTTQVDIKPNTPAYKKRIKPDPTLPTQSTPTPIRILKGYEHFIKGIQNQLNSRNSSQSTVYNTSTTLIRMPTTTTIKSVDYYDEDYEEDEDILPPSQMPPYMPVSETMAPPRRHLATARPNTESPGKGPASFQTGFLEATTTRRPFPTFTQVNQAGAEADVPSFISFPSDIFQELKQRLPKLPEPNAPQSSTKVFTTPRSVRPTSHPRPISSSTEQQPTRVRYTTIRPGIRGQQKWKTTSPVQEQKEINNHTENSAVVLNSSKQSNPGGLPLNSIHAGSSPERHRVESPSPSSLGTPQPANIFVQPTPAAPPQQSEPNRNYYNASTFNHGGSYQPQQQHQQQQLQPTPFQQAPPQEQHQQQAQAPTHSYDTSYYSVYDDDIDLYRDLEYHQQQSQEQQKPPTPQYQSAVRQQQAHPTYRPLELPATPKPPPYENQPAYNTDYDEDINGQIEQDNTYDQPTRSPQRAEHVAIQKLDTRASHSSTVTLTTTASPPEVLTYYETLTTPYAPKRGSSDYAYGSAEDNDQRDRLLTEVKSRPHTGSEDFDLIANVVGHTDKNTATPPTRSQKTKSTPPHNGSQKPGRSSNTTTHAVTFTQSSTITTTSTFPPTTTKKLTSSKAHANKPYKQHIPDKSKTTTKASSTSHTTATSSTPFPNHLTYNSNPFLQSKLQQVAKSLARVVQSSQPRINFTGYPQAQNLSNSPQQSTSSESVPDQDSARITSLTPPPTTTQRPLVKDNSGNSSPDNVESAFEKSHTINQTVDPPKSRSFETTTSSKFLDFINAAAYGTSPSGIRLNEVPDNLVNRDIPFRENDNSFDSSSRNTEPQPKRFQKYVDSDVPPQSFKVPTKGEMRAPTEEMESTSTTRPSKPLQYSLQSGSKGFSLHMEPMITKTKSFSTSTTTTSPTTLADLFQKFVDIKPTTYAPPLLIWRSGRPIIQQALHRPTVATFSTSTSVTTTTSPPTTSKNVAESSSTTRDITTSKSAAQPSLEQDFLPRAGYLPRSNYFRESPNRVTANPAMHFVSPYKSLENLLHEDRQHHHHQLRTTTRPRYTNAPAFSEFLQTTAKSRKNLFMMASVRNSSKDVLATMETGNARNFSVSDAILSTFSPQRPAPSMLRTTTTTTTTTTMKPPPIEITSTEDSTTVSAIIASSAIHISQSPKPARGRSRYTAATLNSLGDSGDEPTTYAPKLRLLGGYDPIPLPKTKPQRVQVIGNQRSLLGGPTSKPHEKYRALEDTFQAKDLSIGSKNVISKSLKHKPIENEASVSDEPRAEALISKPLEDRQLNGINEKETAIDYSSTEHVVAITERPTVKFLYSNKYRQQTAEHTLADSLQNSGYITSPNGSSQKFRSPNVLEQLRQFLSGSDSNSNSDESGNSQFVNEYSLPELRSAIGEIKKLYLPTDRPVTTTLKSSTTTLHPNTTPIATLFPIRTKGLSVLPSFNIVTTNSTLTERTTSSTPDFSTPRTLKTPPVSLTTVPTIPTGTATPSSFAPHTARASRVNNDIKSSIAAAALGPSTSTYQPSVSAGKTQKFQIGFATNNKNHQLQKTSINHNGPAASASVKCSDSTLNAKCNEISSRNNNRNRGSAMYSNQDRDLISTPNRGTHPPRTRPTLKPSGIIVSKAQEFVDIYRYPPSRPDPIYPQPTPDKTAAKCRKDVCLLPDCYCGGKDIPGGLNASETPQFVLMTFDDAVNTINIDLYEELFNNKSRKNPNGCSWRGTFYLSHEWTDYVMVQDLYSQGHEMASHTVSRATC